One Campylobacter sputorum subsp. sputorum DNA segment encodes these proteins:
- the rpsI gene encoding 30S ribosomal protein S9, whose amino-acid sequence MAIVYATGKRKTAVAKVWVKPGSGKISVNGMDLNTWLGGHEAIKLKVVQPLLVTKQETSMDIKAQTLGGGYNAQAEALRHGISRALASMDADFRALLKPKGLLTRDSRVVERKKYGRRKARRSPQFSKR is encoded by the coding sequence ATGGCTATAGTTTATGCAACAGGAAAAAGAAAAACAGCCGTAGCTAAGGTTTGGGTAAAGCCAGGTAGCGGTAAAATATCAGTAAATGGAATGGATTTAAACACTTGGCTTGGCGGTCATGAGGCTATTAAACTTAAAGTTGTTCAACCGCTTCTTGTAACAAAACAAGAAACTTCTATGGATATCAAAGCACAAACACTTGGTGGTGGTTATAATGCACAAGCTGAAGCTTTAAGACACGGAATTTCAAGAGCTCTTGCTTCAATGGATGCTGATTTCAGAGCTTTATTAAAACCAAAAGGTTTATTAACTAGAGATAGTCGTGTTGTTGAGCGTAAAAAATATGGTAGAAGAAAGGCTAGAAGAAGCCCGCAATTCTCAAAAAGATAA
- the rplM gene encoding 50S ribosomal protein L13, with translation MTKITKPSEIKRDWVVIDANGKIFGRLLTEVATLLRGKHKPCYTPNVDCGDYVVIINASKAIVTGINKAEDKLYHRHSGYFGSVKSEKFGDLLEKNPVKLYKLAVRGMLPKTKLGKDMIKKLKVYEGNEHPHTAQIKKEGK, from the coding sequence ATGACAAAGATAACTAAGCCAAGCGAAATCAAACGCGACTGGGTTGTGATTGACGCTAATGGCAAAATTTTTGGTAGATTACTTACAGAAGTAGCTACTTTATTACGCGGAAAACATAAACCATGCTATACTCCAAATGTTGATTGTGGAGATTATGTGGTTATCATAAATGCTTCAAAAGCTATAGTAACTGGTATAAATAAAGCTGAAGACAAACTATACCACAGACATTCAGGATATTTTGGAAGTGTTAAAAGCGAAAAATTTGGTGATTTACTTGAAAAAAATCCAGTAAAATTATATAAACTTGCAGTTCGCGGAATGCTTCCAAAAACAAAATTAGGCAAAGATATGATTAAAAAACTTAAAGTTTATGAAGGAAACGAACATCCTCATACCGCTCAAATAAAGAAAGAAGGAAAGTAA